A section of the Polynucleobacter sp. AP-Jannik-300A-C4 genome encodes:
- a CDS encoding DUF6306 domain-containing protein, with protein sequence MHDLSALNPISGDELIAALNELLEAERAGARVTLETANQIKSHELAPLVTDIQHDEVRWCKMLLGIIGSLGFSPSTATGEFYEKAISIEDLKERLLFLNRGQGWVARRLEKLIPRIQELHIRSQLQAMLDAHVLNIRRVEESI encoded by the coding sequence ATGCATGATTTATCAGCATTAAATCCAATTAGCGGCGATGAACTGATTGCTGCCCTAAATGAATTGCTTGAGGCGGAAAGGGCTGGCGCTCGAGTAACCTTGGAAACAGCCAATCAAATAAAGAGTCACGAATTAGCTCCGTTAGTCACCGATATTCAACACGATGAAGTGCGCTGGTGCAAGATGTTGCTCGGAATTATTGGATCACTCGGTTTTTCGCCATCAACTGCCACGGGTGAATTTTATGAAAAAGCGATCTCCATTGAAGATCTCAAGGAACGCTTGCTTTTTTTGAATCGAGGGCAGGGATGGGTAGCACGACGTCTAGAAAAATTAATTCCAAGAATTCAAGAGCTGCATATTCGCTCACAGCTACAAGCGATGCTTGATGCTCATGTTCTCAATATTCGTCGGGTCGAGGAGAGTATTTAG
- a CDS encoding DUF2461 family protein produces MSIKFSKQTLPFMTEAGKQTDPTWLDKNQESYETLVRQPFIDLAERLKTALQSSVPDYHFPTKGIGRIKKNANKIVRGSTCYKSWLSISIAKPSESRFERNPHLFFGILHNIPPYMGVVVAGGLFMPSGPQLKKMREAIAKDARPFHALFADPAFKSRFNTNFSRENVASRPPRGFDPNHPDMDWLMLKNFLVVKTLSDTKFTSSNLVPSVVEDFKQLIRLNRLIEKAIR; encoded by the coding sequence ATGAGCATTAAATTTTCAAAGCAGACTCTTCCTTTCATGACTGAGGCTGGTAAACAAACAGATCCAACTTGGCTCGATAAAAATCAAGAAAGCTACGAAACACTCGTAAGGCAGCCTTTTATTGATTTAGCCGAGCGACTTAAGACTGCGCTGCAAAGTAGCGTGCCAGACTATCACTTTCCTACAAAAGGAATTGGTAGGATTAAAAAGAATGCCAATAAGATTGTGCGTGGCAGTACCTGCTATAAAAGCTGGTTATCTATTTCGATTGCGAAACCTTCTGAGTCTCGCTTTGAAAGAAACCCACACTTATTCTTTGGCATTCTTCACAATATCCCGCCATACATGGGGGTAGTTGTCGCCGGTGGGCTCTTCATGCCATCTGGACCGCAATTAAAAAAGATGAGGGAGGCGATAGCAAAAGACGCTCGGCCTTTCCATGCCTTATTTGCCGATCCAGCTTTCAAGTCACGCTTTAATACAAATTTTTCTCGTGAGAACGTAGCCTCTCGCCCTCCACGCGGTTTTGATCCAAACCATCCGGATATGGATTGGCTTATGCTCAAAAACTTCTTAGTTGTAAAGACACTCAGTGACACAAAATTCACATCTTCAAACTTGGTGCCATCGGTGGTTGAGGACTTTAAGCAATTAATTCGCCTTAATCGATTAATTGAAAAAGCAATCAGATAG
- the ttdB gene encoding L(+)-tartrate dehydratase subunit beta, which yields MKKILQTPIKNEDLEALNIGDVVYLTGTLVTCRDVAHRRLIELGRELPVDLKGGAIFHAGPIVRQKEDGEYEMVSIGPTTSMRMEKFEKEFIKQTGVKLIVGKGGMGIETQEGCVENKAVHAIFPGGCAVLAATKVEKIEDAQWKDLGMPETLWVNRVKEFGPLIISIDTKGKNLIEENKKVFNAKKGPILSKINEKIRFIK from the coding sequence GTGAAGAAAATTCTACAAACACCAATAAAAAACGAAGATTTAGAAGCATTAAACATCGGTGATGTGGTTTATCTCACTGGAACTTTAGTGACCTGTCGTGACGTTGCCCACCGCCGCTTAATCGAGTTGGGACGTGAGTTGCCAGTTGACCTTAAGGGAGGAGCAATTTTTCATGCGGGACCGATTGTTCGCCAAAAAGAAGATGGTGAATACGAAATGGTTTCTATTGGACCAACAACATCCATGCGTATGGAAAAGTTTGAAAAAGAATTTATTAAACAAACAGGCGTTAAGCTAATTGTTGGTAAGGGTGGCATGGGTATTGAAACGCAAGAAGGTTGCGTGGAGAACAAGGCGGTTCATGCTATTTTCCCAGGCGGCTGTGCTGTATTAGCGGCAACTAAGGTTGAGAAAATTGAAGATGCTCAATGGAAAGACTTGGGTATGCCAGAAACACTGTGGGTTAACCGGGTCAAAGAATTTGGTCCACTAATTATCTCAATTGATACTAAGGGTAAAAACTTGATTGAAGAAAATAAGAAAGTTTTCAATGCCAAGAAAGGCCCAATTCTGAGCAAGATTAACGAGAAAATTCGTTTTATTAAGTAA
- the ttdA gene encoding L(+)-tartrate dehydratase subunit alpha: MDKEVAVADLTNVLSKFTSYIGKRLPTDVTTKLGELRSKEVNFLAKEVFESMRENQELADKLDRPSCQDTGVIQYFLSAGSNFPLLGELEDILLNATKGATKEGPLRHNAVETFEEKNTGTNTGSKIPWLDWEIIPGADHCIVDVYMAGGGCTLPGAAKVLMPGQGYEGVAEFVFDVITSRGVNACPPLLVGVGVSTSAETAARLSKKAILRPVTSSHPNENAAMMEELLTEGLNELGLGPQGLTGANSVMGVNIESSARHPSTIGVAVSTGCWAHRRGKIKINADMSYEVISHEGFKL, translated from the coding sequence GTGGATAAAGAAGTAGCGGTAGCGGACTTAACTAATGTCCTTTCTAAATTTACTTCATATATCGGTAAGCGTTTGCCAACAGATGTAACTACCAAATTAGGTGAGTTACGAAGCAAGGAAGTGAACTTTTTGGCAAAAGAAGTTTTTGAATCCATGCGCGAGAATCAAGAGTTGGCAGATAAGTTAGATCGTCCAAGTTGCCAAGATACCGGAGTCATTCAGTACTTCTTATCAGCGGGTTCAAACTTTCCTTTATTGGGTGAGCTGGAAGATATTTTGCTTAATGCTACTAAAGGCGCAACTAAAGAAGGCCCATTGCGTCATAACGCTGTTGAAACCTTTGAAGAAAAAAATACTGGCACCAATACTGGTTCAAAGATTCCATGGCTTGATTGGGAGATTATTCCTGGTGCGGATCACTGTATCGTTGACGTTTATATGGCTGGTGGTGGCTGTACATTGCCTGGTGCCGCAAAGGTGCTAATGCCAGGACAAGGCTATGAAGGTGTTGCTGAGTTTGTATTTGATGTCATCACATCACGCGGTGTAAATGCCTGCCCACCGTTATTGGTTGGTGTTGGTGTATCTACTTCAGCAGAGACAGCCGCCCGCTTATCTAAGAAGGCAATCTTGCGCCCAGTGACTTCAAGTCATCCAAATGAAAATGCGGCGATGATGGAAGAGCTGCTTACTGAGGGCCTAAATGAATTGGGATTGGGTCCTCAGGGTTTGACAGGAGCAAATAGCGTGATGGGTGTAAACATTGAGTCATCCGCACGTCACCCTTCCACAATCGGTGTGGCTGTATCAACTGGATGCTGGGCGCATCGCCGCGGCAAGATCAAGATCAATGCCGATATGTCTTACGAAGTTATTTCCCACGAAGGATTCAAGCTGTGA
- a CDS encoding tripartite tricarboxylate transporter substrate binding protein: MLKNVTKNSLASILLCGLVGAAFAQSYPTKTITIVVPFPPGGTTDVLARTVAQKLGPVLGQSVIVENKPGAGATLGANAVAKANPDGYTLFMGAVHHTIAPSVYKTLPYSFEKDFSPITTVALVPNIMVVSANSPYKTVKDVIAAAKAKPDDLSYGSNGNGTAQHMIGTQFQMITGTKLLHVPYKGSAPLTTDLLGGQVTMSFDTITPVLPFIRENKLRPLAVTTAKRSSTLPGVPTLAEAGVPGINIGTWFGLLAPAATPKDVTAKLNAEVVKIIKSAEFQKQMFDIGAEPVGNTQAQMAKQIADETAKFSEVAKAANISIQ, encoded by the coding sequence ATGTTAAAGAACGTAACAAAAAATAGTCTAGCTAGCATCCTGTTGTGTGGGTTGGTTGGAGCGGCATTCGCGCAAAGTTACCCAACTAAAACAATCACCATTGTTGTGCCATTTCCGCCAGGTGGAACCACAGATGTGTTGGCGAGAACAGTTGCGCAGAAGTTAGGGCCAGTTCTCGGTCAGTCGGTCATTGTTGAAAACAAGCCAGGAGCTGGGGCAACATTGGGTGCGAACGCCGTTGCTAAGGCAAATCCTGATGGCTATACCCTGTTTATGGGCGCTGTTCACCACACGATAGCTCCTAGCGTATATAAAACATTGCCATATAGTTTTGAAAAAGATTTCTCACCAATTACAACGGTAGCATTGGTCCCAAACATCATGGTGGTTAGCGCCAATTCACCTTATAAGACTGTGAAAGACGTTATCGCTGCGGCAAAAGCCAAGCCAGATGATCTCTCTTATGGCTCAAACGGTAACGGCACAGCACAACACATGATTGGCACCCAGTTTCAAATGATCACCGGTACAAAGCTATTGCATGTTCCCTACAAGGGTAGTGCCCCTCTGACGACTGACTTGTTGGGTGGTCAAGTGACCATGTCATTTGACACGATCACACCAGTTCTCCCATTCATCCGCGAAAACAAGCTTCGCCCTTTAGCAGTAACAACGGCCAAGCGATCATCAACTTTGCCAGGCGTACCAACGTTAGCTGAGGCTGGTGTGCCGGGAATAAACATAGGCACTTGGTTTGGATTGTTGGCTCCCGCAGCAACACCAAAAGACGTTACAGCCAAGTTAAATGCTGAGGTTGTAAAGATTATTAAGTCAGCAGAGTTTCAAAAGCAAATGTTTGATATTGGTGCTGAGCCTGTTGGTAATACTCAGGCGCAAATGGCAAAGCAAATCGCAGATGAGACTGCCAAGTTCTCTGAGGTTGCTAAGGCAGCAAACATTTCAATTCAGTAA
- a CDS encoding LysR family transcriptional regulator, producing MAKSINPADLGFFSTLISSGSLGAAARELGVTTAAVSKHLAQMESRLGLVLVNRTTRRMSLTHEGEIYLDHARRILGEIDDLEHMLWGSTKAPQGLLRVNATLGFGRSHIAPLIAEYVKQFPQVDIQLQLSVNPPPITDDAYDVCFRFGHPPDSRSIARLIAPNKRILVASPSYIKEFGEPKSPSELIKHNCIGIRQGDEGYGLWRFSSGKGKSKNEFTDSAKVRGNLTTNDGGIAVNWALDSRGIVLRAEWDVTQHLKSGRLIQVMKNFETPDADIYAVYAERHKTSVRVKTLIDFAIASFEAR from the coding sequence ATGGCTAAAAGTATTAATCCGGCTGATTTAGGATTCTTTTCAACGCTTATCAGCTCTGGGAGTCTTGGGGCCGCCGCCCGTGAGCTTGGGGTGACAACTGCCGCAGTAAGTAAACATTTAGCGCAAATGGAATCTCGCTTGGGATTGGTACTCGTAAATAGAACCACGCGAAGAATGAGCCTTACCCATGAGGGCGAAATCTATCTAGACCATGCCAGAAGAATTTTGGGTGAAATTGATGATCTTGAGCATATGCTGTGGGGCTCAACAAAAGCTCCACAAGGCTTACTTAGAGTCAATGCGACACTCGGATTTGGACGCAGTCATATCGCGCCTTTAATAGCTGAATATGTAAAACAATTTCCACAAGTAGATATTCAATTACAGCTATCCGTAAACCCTCCCCCGATTACCGATGATGCCTATGATGTTTGCTTTAGGTTTGGCCACCCACCAGACTCTAGATCAATTGCTAGGCTGATAGCCCCCAACAAAAGAATACTTGTAGCATCTCCCTCCTACATTAAGGAGTTCGGCGAACCAAAGTCACCCAGTGAACTAATTAAACACAACTGTATTGGCATACGCCAAGGTGATGAGGGTTATGGGCTGTGGCGCTTCTCCAGCGGTAAAGGTAAGTCAAAAAATGAATTTACCGATAGCGCAAAAGTTCGCGGTAACTTAACAACAAATGACGGTGGTATTGCTGTGAACTGGGCATTAGATAGCCGAGGCATTGTTTTGAGGGCTGAATGGGACGTCACGCAACACCTTAAGTCTGGCAGATTAATACAGGTAATGAAAAACTTTGAAACACCAGATGCTGATATCTATGCTGTCTATGCTGAACGCCATAAAACATCTGTGAGAGTGAAAACATTAATTGACTTCGCTATTGCGTCATTTGAAGCCAGGTAG
- a CDS encoding FMN-binding glutamate synthase family protein yields MHYSRYFFWLSTGILAPLSFSYSLYLALFFAVLFLIGLIDSIQKRHSILRNYPLIGHFRFLLEYIRPEIRQYFLEDDEEKIPFSRNQRAMVYSRSKKDNDKRGFGSIKSMYGPEGEWLGHSNSPCHPDANTFRIKVGGPSCLQPYSLSVFNISAMSFGSLSPNAIRALNRGAKLGGFAHDTGEGSISSYHREFGGDIIWEIGSGYFGCRNDQGRFSEEKFSAQAVDPQIKMVEIKLSQGAKPGHGGVLPGAKVTAEIAATRGVPIGEDCVSPAHHAEFSSPVELMQFIARLRKLSGGKPIGFKLCVGQPWEFFGIAKAMLETGICPDFIVVDGSEGGTGAAPVEFTDHVGMPLRDGLRLVHNTLVGINKRSEISIGASGKIISGYDIIRAIALGADWCNSARGFMFALGCIQSRTCHTDKCPTGVATQDLIRQRALVVPDKAERVHAFHKNTIESLAHLIGSAGMMHPKEVTADYLMCRDGSGKAMTLSTQLPTVRLGALLQGVGALMQSDLPQEYGLYWNRAQTNKFGLASV; encoded by the coding sequence ATGCACTATTCCAGATACTTTTTTTGGCTCTCAACTGGCATACTTGCCCCCCTATCTTTTTCTTACAGTCTATATCTAGCCCTATTTTTTGCAGTATTGTTTTTGATTGGTCTAATAGATTCAATTCAGAAGCGACATTCAATATTGCGCAATTACCCTTTGATAGGACATTTTCGGTTTTTGCTTGAATATATCCGCCCTGAGATACGTCAATATTTCTTAGAGGATGATGAGGAGAAGATTCCTTTTTCAAGAAATCAGCGAGCGATGGTTTATAGCCGCTCTAAAAAGGACAACGATAAGCGGGGATTTGGTTCAATTAAGTCAATGTATGGTCCTGAGGGTGAGTGGTTAGGGCACTCAAATTCACCATGCCATCCTGATGCAAATACATTTCGTATTAAGGTGGGTGGCCCAAGCTGCCTTCAGCCTTATTCTTTATCTGTATTTAATATTTCTGCGATGAGCTTTGGTTCGCTTTCACCAAATGCCATTAGGGCTCTTAATAGGGGAGCAAAGCTCGGTGGTTTTGCTCACGACACCGGCGAAGGTTCAATTTCTTCATACCATCGCGAGTTTGGTGGCGATATTATTTGGGAAATAGGATCTGGTTATTTTGGTTGCCGAAATGATCAAGGGAGATTTTCGGAAGAAAAGTTTTCTGCCCAGGCAGTCGATCCACAAATCAAGATGGTGGAAATTAAGCTTTCGCAGGGTGCTAAGCCAGGTCATGGAGGGGTCTTACCCGGCGCTAAAGTTACTGCTGAAATTGCTGCCACTAGAGGCGTGCCGATTGGTGAGGACTGTGTCTCTCCAGCCCATCATGCTGAATTTTCCTCTCCTGTGGAGTTGATGCAATTTATTGCGCGTTTGCGTAAGCTGAGTGGCGGCAAACCAATTGGCTTTAAGTTATGCGTCGGTCAGCCCTGGGAGTTTTTTGGGATTGCCAAGGCAATGCTAGAGACTGGTATTTGTCCTGACTTTATTGTGGTTGACGGAAGTGAGGGTGGTACTGGTGCCGCCCCTGTTGAATTTACAGATCATGTGGGGATGCCACTTCGTGATGGCCTAAGGCTAGTTCACAATACTTTAGTTGGAATCAATAAGCGCAGTGAGATTTCAATTGGAGCGTCTGGAAAAATTATTTCTGGCTATGACATTATTCGTGCCATTGCATTAGGGGCTGATTGGTGTAATTCTGCAAGAGGGTTTATGTTTGCCTTAGGCTGTATTCAGTCACGAACATGTCATACGGATAAATGTCCTACAGGTGTTGCAACTCAGGACTTGATTCGCCAGAGAGCATTGGTTGTCCCTGATAAGGCGGAGCGTGTACATGCTTTTCATAAAAACACCATTGAATCTTTAGCGCATTTGATCGGCTCTGCAGGAATGATGCACCCTAAAGAAGTTACCGCGGATTACCTGATGTGCAGAGATGGCTCAGGTAAGGCTATGACTTTATCCACTCAGTTACCAACTGTAAGGCTTGGCGCTTTATTGCAAGGGGTTGGTGCCTTAATGCAGAGCGACCTCCCACAAGAGTATGGGTTGTATTGGAATCGAGCCCAAACAAATAAATTTGGCTTGGCTTCGGTTTGA
- a CDS encoding tetratricopeptide repeat protein: protein MSDEFSQLELGQLNLQRGRFDAAFNIFYGLAKDQGNEEANYALTKMCFDGVLNPEQANTLFILQNSNSSLGNGYAHFNVGLMYERGIGEIQQDYKTAVEYYEKAIKEEVIDAYCNLGNLYVSGLGADHGIARNVDKGMDLLIKGAEEGSRQAAFTLGSIYTNGELVERNVKQGYYYLTLAAFAKHDQAKRALLIFEHAYRDNYSEEFAEAERQHWKIENMRRLYKCI, encoded by the coding sequence ATGAGTGATGAGTTCTCTCAACTGGAATTAGGTCAACTTAACCTGCAAAGGGGGCGCTTTGATGCGGCTTTCAATATTTTTTATGGACTGGCCAAAGATCAAGGCAACGAGGAAGCCAATTACGCACTAACCAAGATGTGTTTTGATGGCGTACTTAATCCTGAGCAAGCAAATACGCTATTCATACTACAAAACTCGAATAGCAGCTTAGGTAATGGCTATGCTCACTTTAATGTGGGGTTGATGTATGAGCGCGGTATTGGTGAGATACAGCAAGACTATAAAACTGCTGTGGAGTATTACGAAAAAGCTATTAAAGAAGAAGTGATTGACGCCTACTGTAATCTTGGCAATCTGTATGTCTCTGGATTAGGCGCTGATCATGGTATTGCCAGGAATGTTGACAAGGGAATGGATTTGTTAATTAAAGGTGCAGAAGAGGGTAGTAGGCAAGCAGCATTTACTCTAGGGTCGATCTACACTAATGGTGAATTGGTTGAGAGAAATGTAAAACAAGGCTACTATTATCTGACACTTGCTGCATTTGCTAAGCATGATCAAGCTAAGCGTGCCTTACTGATATTCGAGCATGCTTACCGAGATAACTATTCAGAAGAGTTTGCAGAAGCAGAGCGTCAACATTGGAAGATTGAGAATATGCGGCGACTGTACAAATGTATATAA
- a CDS encoding polymer-forming cytoskeletal protein, with protein MFNENAPGVLVVGTGVVMKGDMYAPELIFTSGQLEGVIQSKNIYVAQDGSIGGVVEGEQIDIAGKANQNIHAIQELTIRSTGIVSGNITYGELTMEKGGKLSGTLYVAQSPSGALAGDYLTPQSNQLSTEQE; from the coding sequence ATGTTTAATGAAAATGCACCTGGTGTTTTGGTAGTTGGCACTGGCGTGGTGATGAAGGGTGATATGTATGCCCCTGAACTTATTTTTACTTCAGGACAATTAGAAGGTGTCATTCAATCTAAAAATATTTATGTTGCTCAGGATGGCAGTATTGGCGGGGTAGTAGAAGGAGAGCAAATAGATATTGCTGGAAAAGCCAATCAAAATATTCATGCCATACAAGAACTTACCATCCGCTCTACAGGTATTGTTAGTGGCAATATTACCTACGGTGAATTAACCATGGAGAAGGGCGGAAAATTATCAGGCACTTTGTATGTGGCTCAGTCGCCTTCTGGTGCCTTAGCAGGTGACTACTTAACTCCACAATCTAATCAACTGTCTACCGAGCAAGAATAA
- a CDS encoding tetratricopeptide repeat protein, whose amino-acid sequence MNLETTSSSDSYNNFTHPMLEIAVSNLNRGRYEAAFDIFWDLAYNELDAEAQFALTKMCFDGHLDAQQIEKLFDWVNSNSSLGNGYALFNVALMHERGMGSIKRDMKVAVEYYEKAIREEILDAYCNLGNIYVVGTGEDQGIKKNIRRGVELLTVGANEGSRQSAYNLGVLYEKGEHVQQDHHKAFYFLTLATLLRHQHAHRCLIIMQHAIKKDFTKEFDAAEQQWRKIENLRTMYRVL is encoded by the coding sequence ATGAATTTAGAAACCACCTCCAGTAGTGACTCGTATAACAACTTTACGCATCCGATGCTGGAGATTGCTGTATCCAACCTTAATCGTGGTCGCTACGAAGCGGCGTTCGATATCTTTTGGGACTTAGCCTATAACGAATTAGATGCTGAAGCCCAGTTTGCGCTTACCAAGATGTGTTTTGATGGGCATTTGGATGCTCAGCAAATAGAAAAACTCTTTGACTGGGTCAATTCCAATAGCAGTCTTGGTAATGGTTATGCACTCTTTAATGTAGCCCTCATGCATGAGCGTGGCATGGGGAGTATTAAGCGCGATATGAAGGTTGCTGTTGAATACTACGAAAAGGCAATCAGAGAAGAAATCCTAGATGCCTATTGCAACCTTGGCAATATTTACGTTGTAGGTACCGGTGAAGATCAAGGGATCAAGAAAAATATCCGAAGAGGGGTAGAGCTTTTGACTGTGGGGGCCAATGAAGGCAGTCGCCAATCGGCCTACAACCTCGGAGTCTTATACGAAAAAGGTGAGCATGTTCAGCAAGATCATCACAAAGCATTTTATTTTCTAACGCTCGCAACGTTACTTAGGCATCAGCATGCCCATCGCTGCTTAATTATCATGCAGCATGCAATCAAAAAGGACTTTACCAAAGAATTTGATGCTGCTGAGCAGCAGTGGCGCAAGATTGAAAACTTGCGAACAATGTACAGGGTTTTATAG
- a CDS encoding response regulator transcription factor codes for MNVEQAISNSLDSNPLARTGVVYVIDDDEAVRDSLALLLKANGLKVSPHESAERFLTSLESTDLQAPSCALIDIHLGGISGIELQEKLLDLNINIPIAFITGHGDVTTAVHTLKKGACDFIQKPVKENALCDLISQMLSKAHSIQEQTTTLEQMNERFKLLTPRELDVLDRIVAGRINKQVGADLGISIKTVEAHRANIMEKLKVNRAANLVQVALKYQAAKAQRLI; via the coding sequence ATGAATGTCGAGCAGGCAATATCTAACTCACTTGACAGCAATCCTCTGGCGAGGACTGGTGTCGTCTATGTAATCGATGATGATGAGGCTGTGCGAGATTCGTTAGCACTACTTCTCAAAGCAAATGGATTAAAGGTCAGTCCACACGAAAGTGCCGAGAGATTTTTAACATCCTTAGAATCTACCGACTTACAAGCTCCAAGTTGCGCCCTGATCGATATTCATCTTGGTGGCATATCCGGGATCGAGCTGCAAGAAAAGCTATTAGATTTAAACATCAATATTCCAATCGCCTTTATTACAGGTCACGGAGATGTTACTACGGCAGTCCATACTTTAAAGAAAGGGGCTTGTGACTTTATTCAAAAACCTGTCAAAGAAAATGCGCTTTGTGATCTCATTAGTCAAATGCTCTCTAAGGCACACTCAATACAAGAGCAAACTACTACCCTTGAGCAGATGAACGAACGATTTAAACTTCTCACCCCTAGGGAGCTTGATGTTCTCGATCGCATCGTTGCCGGCAGAATTAATAAGCAAGTTGGAGCCGACCTTGGAATTTCAATTAAAACTGTAGAAGCGCATCGAGCAAACATCATGGAAAAGCTCAAGGTTAATCGAGCAGCTAATTTGGTTCAGGTAGCACTAAAATATCAAGCAGCTAAAGCTCAGAGATTGATCTGA
- a CDS encoding 4-hydroxy-tetrahydrodipicolinate reductase gives MKVGLIGFGKTGRSVATVLLESESAHLQWVVRQSTTLEHRSAPEFLGIKTEDPGLIHSKDEFTADQLLDHMPVDAIIDFSNESGFEYYAEAAAKRGVIIVSAVSQYEPAALAKLKSFQDRTVVMHSPNITLGINFLLIAAKILKNIAPYTDIEIIEEHFKKKPEVSGTAKVIASELDLSEDAIKTVRAGGIIGTHEILFGFPYQTVRLKHESISREAFGNGILFAIEQLSGKSKGFYSMEDLLLPFFKLQEDEQEITLQNRKPWWKFWLKSQ, from the coding sequence ATGAAAGTAGGTCTTATTGGTTTTGGAAAAACCGGACGTTCAGTTGCCACAGTTTTGCTTGAGTCAGAATCTGCACACTTGCAGTGGGTTGTTAGGCAATCCACCACGCTTGAGCATCGCTCGGCACCTGAATTTTTAGGAATTAAGACAGAAGATCCTGGACTCATTCATTCCAAAGATGAATTTACCGCAGATCAGTTGTTGGATCATATGCCAGTAGATGCCATTATCGACTTTTCAAATGAGTCGGGTTTTGAGTATTACGCTGAAGCTGCGGCAAAACGTGGAGTAATTATCGTAAGCGCAGTTTCTCAATATGAACCAGCAGCCCTTGCAAAATTAAAGAGTTTTCAAGATAGAACGGTGGTGATGCATTCACCTAACATTACATTGGGCATTAATTTCCTATTGATTGCCGCCAAAATTTTAAAAAATATTGCCCCATATACCGATATTGAAATTATTGAAGAGCACTTTAAGAAAAAGCCAGAAGTTTCTGGTACGGCCAAGGTTATAGCAAGTGAGCTTGATCTATCAGAAGATGCCATTAAAACTGTAAGGGCTGGTGGAATTATTGGCACGCACGAAATTTTATTTGGCTTCCCGTACCAAACTGTGCGACTTAAGCATGAATCTATTTCACGAGAGGCATTTGGAAATGGTATTTTATTTGCTATAGAGCAGCTGTCGGGTAAATCAAAAGGTTTTTATTCCATGGAAGATCTCTTGCTGCCATTCTTTAAGTTACAGGAAGACGAGCAAGAAATTACCTTACAAAACAGGAAGCCTTGGTGGAAGTTTTGGCTTAAGTCACAATAA
- a CDS encoding DUF6790 family protein → MKYIASGFIFPGLFFMAWWLTISGSIPPGMVHTSLFEERAINWLLFFCGFAFISASVMHSLFAKKMAKTIGWVTNGFQYEIAAVSLGLGVSCFYALYWGRSAQVTISISVVAFLFFSGINHLKEVVINKNFAPNNTLILIWDFGVSISLAVLLLLPT, encoded by the coding sequence ATGAAATATATTGCGTCGGGATTTATTTTTCCAGGTTTATTTTTTATGGCATGGTGGTTGACTATCTCAGGCTCTATTCCACCTGGAATGGTGCATACAAGTCTTTTTGAAGAGCGAGCCATCAATTGGCTCTTATTTTTTTGCGGGTTTGCTTTTATTTCTGCATCGGTGATGCATTCTCTTTTTGCCAAAAAGATGGCTAAGACTATTGGGTGGGTAACAAACGGCTTTCAGTATGAAATAGCAGCTGTCTCATTAGGGCTTGGCGTCTCTTGCTTTTACGCACTTTATTGGGGCAGGTCTGCCCAGGTCACCATTTCCATTTCAGTAGTTGCGTTTCTATTTTTTTCTGGCATAAATCATCTAAAGGAAGTCGTAATCAATAAAAACTTTGCCCCTAATAACACTCTCATTCTTATCTGGGACTTTGGGGTGTCAATATCTCTAGCTGTGTTGCTACTTTTACCTACTTAA
- a CDS encoding HXXEE domain-containing protein, protein MTFLLLLSLGALFLHQVEEWRFPGYFPGMVNRAMFKSETPDRYPLNANSGMLVNVVLGWGGYLLAVLFWKQALWLAIATILVSVGNIFAHTIVFNIKGKTLYNPGLITSWLLFAPIVYFFFDLVISENLASRSDWVIGIILGVILNYFGVYKMIIWLADIHTPYVFPVRSLIPGDR, encoded by the coding sequence ATGACTTTTCTTTTATTGCTTAGTCTTGGGGCACTCTTTCTTCATCAAGTTGAGGAGTGGCGATTCCCTGGTTACTTCCCTGGAATGGTCAATCGAGCTATGTTCAAGAGTGAGACTCCGGATCGTTACCCCTTAAATGCAAATAGCGGAATGCTGGTTAATGTCGTTCTGGGCTGGGGGGGATATTTATTGGCAGTCCTATTTTGGAAGCAGGCGCTTTGGTTAGCTATCGCCACTATATTAGTTTCAGTTGGGAATATATTTGCTCACACAATTGTTTTTAATATTAAAGGCAAGACCTTATATAACCCTGGGCTGATTACCTCTTGGTTGCTATTTGCACCCATTGTTTATTTTTTCTTTGATTTAGTGATTTCAGAAAATCTAGCTAGTCGATCTGATTGGGTTATTGGAATTATCTTGGGCGTAATTCTGAATTATTTCGGCGTATACAAAATGATCATTTGGTTGGCTGATATACATACCCCATACGTTTTCCCTGTGCGCTCTTTGATTCCAGGCGATAGGTAA